AAACCAACTTTGTTTAAGCGAAACGAAAAATACTATCTGGTATTTGGTTCGCGTTATGCAATGGCCGATAATTTATATGGTCCTTATACTTTTAAAGGGGCTTTTTTAAGCGGTGGGCACACGAGCTTTTTCGATTGGCAGGGGCAAAAATATGTGTTGCAGGAAAATCATGATATAAGCGCATTTTTCCGTGGAGCTAGTCTTAAACCTGTGTTTTTTAATGAGGATGGAACCATTCGTATTCCTAAGAGTGATAGTTGGTTTCCAGGACCAGGACGTCCATTTAAATTTGATAACAGTACCATGGGATGGAAAGCCATTCGAGGATCAAATTTATATCTGAATGATGGTGTTTTATCTGGAAAGATATCAGAGCCTAAAGCGCTTATTCAAAGTGCACCCTGGTTATATACCGATACCGAAGGATGCTCGAAAATTTCCATTAAAATTAGAAACCGTACTTATGCAACGCAATTAAAAATAGCTATTTTTTCACGAAACAAAGGAGCTAACTTCTGGCAAGAATGTACCGAACCTGTTATGTGGGACGAGCAAGATTGGATAACTATTCCTCTTACATCAAATGATACTGAATTTAAAACATATACGATTAATTTGTCAAGATTTAAAGAAGTTAATGGGAAGCTGATGCAAATCGCTATACAACCAGCCGTTAATACCTATAATGGTACCTGGGAAATTGATGAGCTTTTAATAAAGTAATTGATTTTTTATATCGTATTTAATGAGCTTTATTTTTTTGTTTTTTTTGTTTGAAAATTAAGAGTTTTTAAATACCCCCCTTTATACATTTCATTTTGTCTTTAAATTTTTATTTGATAAGAAAAATAGGGTCAAGTTGTGATTTTGTTCAGTTTTGTAGAGTTTTTCCATGCCATTATTCTAGCAATTTAAATATCATAAAAGTTAACTTTAACATGATTATTTATGAAAAGGAGATAAGACTTATTATAGCAATTTAATATTCGATAAAATGAAGATATAAATTGCTTACAAAAGTTGAATGAGAGAGTAATGTAAATCGAAATTTGAATGATATATTAATGAAAAAGTTAGTAAGTGTTTCCATTTTGTTTTGTTTGTTAGTCCAAATTAGCATTGCCCAAATTAAAACATTGCAATCGCCAAAAGCCAGCAAAACAATTCAATCTGCACAGTGGGAAGTCAATGATTTGGTGTATTCTGTAAAAAAGAAAATTGATGCGCCTTTTAATAAAAAAGCATTCGCAATTGTGAGTAGCGAAAAAGGAACACAAAAAATTCCTTTGTTCTATAATGGAGATAATAAATGGGTATTTCGATATTCAAGTGCCTCTGTTGGTAAGAAATCTTTTCTTATTCAATCGGAAATTAAGGCTTTAAATGGTAAAAAAGGAAATTTCCTGATTACAGAAAATACAAAGCAAGATCGTCATGGCGGAATTGTTTTACAGAAGGATAATCCTCAGCATTTGTTTTACGAAGACGGATCGCATTATTTTAATTTAGCTTTTGAATGCGACTGGCTATTTGCTTTGGATTACGGACAAAAAGAGATTTCTAAAACTAAGCATCTATTATCGCTTGTTAATGAATATAAATTCAATCAGATTGTAATGAATGTATATTCTTATGATGTTTCGTGGCCAAAAGATAAAAGCTTGGAGCAATATGCAGAACATGAATATGGTAGTCGTGAAGATATTTTTCCATTCTTGGGATCTAATACAAATCCCGATTTTTCTTCTCTAAATATTAATTTCTTTAAGCATTTCGATAAAGTAATTTCTGAAATGCACGACAAAGAAATTGTAAGCCATTTAATGATTTACGTGTGGAACAAGCTGGTGAATTGGCCAGATATGGAATCGGAAGCGGATAATATGTACTACGATTATGTAGTTAAAAGGTATCAGGCATTTCCGAATATAATTTGGGATGTATCAAAAGAGGCACTGCATTATACAAGAGCTACTAAAGAATATATTTCAGAGCGTATCGAGCGTACTCGTCAATTGGATTCTTACAATCGATTGGTATCTGTGCACGATTACGGTTTTTGCAGAAATCATAAAGATCAGGTAGATTTTATCTCTATGCAAAACTGGCAACATACTTTGTACCAAAATATGCTAAATGCACGAAAAGATTTTCCGAATAAACCAATCTTTAATATTGAGCATGGAGGATACGAAGAATCTCCCTATGTGGTGTTCCCAGGAGCCTACGATGATGCAGAAGCTTGTTTGAGAAGAAATTACATGTGTATTTTTGCAGGAGGATATTCTACTTACTATTGGCAAGGAGCATCGTGGAACGCAGTAATTCACAATCCATTTGAACAGCCAGAAAATTTTAAGAAACCTCATTTTGAGTATTTTAAATACATGAGATCTTTGTTTGATACCGTTCATTTTGAAAATTGCAAACCTCTTAGCAGATATAATACTGCAGGATATAATCTAACAAACGAAAAGGATGGAATTGTTTTACTGTATGCGCCCAAAGAAAACAATTGGGTTGGTGCAAATAAAGTTATTTCAGATAAATTCAATTATAAAAATGCTACAAAGCAATGGTTTAATACTCTTACCGGAGAATTTTCGAAAGAAGTAAAATATGTGAAAAAACCGCTTGAATTTTGGGATTGGAGACCTTGGAAAGCAGAAGCGGATGCTATTTTGATTATTAGGGGGCTAGAAAAGAAAGTGAATTAAAAACATTATAAAAATGCTAAAGAGAAATTTAATAGGCTGCTTATTAATAGCGCTTGTATTGTTGCTAAATGCATGTGCAACAAAGACAGAGAAAAATGCTAAACCAAATATTATTGTTATTTATTTGGATGATTTAGGTTATGGAGATTTAAGTGCTTACGGTGCAACTGAATTAAGTACGCCAAACATGGACATGTTGGCAAATGGAGGTGTGAAATTTACAAATGCTTATTCTACATCAGCAACCTGTACACCTAGTCGTTATGGTATGTTAACGGGAGTATATCCTTGGAGAAACCCAAAAGCTAAAATTCTTCCAGGTTCGGCACCTTTAATTATCTCACCAGAGCAGGAAACATTACCTAAAATGTTGAAACGTGCTGGATACCAAACTGCAATTGTAGGAAAATGGCATTTGGGTTTGGGTGCTGGCAATGTTGATTGGAACGATCATATTACACCTGGACCAAACGAAGTAGGATTCGATGATGCTTATATTTTAGCTGCTACACAAGATCGTGTGCCAACAGTATACATTAAAAATGGTTATGTTGATGGTCTTGACAAAAAAGATCCAATCTCTGTTAGTTATAAGAAAAATTTTGAAGGAGAACCTACTGGAGTTGATAATCCTGAATTATTGACAATGAAATGGCATCATGGTCATAACAATAGTATTGTGAATGGAATTCCTCGCATTGGCTACATGAAAGGTGGAGAAGCTGCAAAATGGACAGATACAGATATGGCTGATCATTTTTTAGTGAAAGCTAAAGATTATGTAAGAAACCATAAGAATAAGCCTTTTTTCTTGTATTACGCTCTTCAGCAACCTCATGTACCTCGCACTCCACATCCTCGTTTCGTAGGAAAATCAGGAATGGGGCCTCGTGGCGATGTAATTTTAGAAGCTGATTGGTGTATTGGCGAGTTTATGAAAACTTTAGAGGAAGAAGGAATTTTAGAAAATACATTAATTGTATTTTCCAGTGATAATGGACCTGTTTTGCAAGATGGATATTATGATGATGCTATTGAGAAATTGGGTAAGCACACACCTGCAGGCGTATTGCGTGGTGGAAAATACAGTTTGTTCGATGCAGGAAACCGTGTTCCATTCATGGTTTACTGGAAAGGAACAGTAAAACCAGCAGTATCCGATGCTTTGCTTTGTCAGGTTGATCTTTTGGCATCTTTTGCCAATTTGCTTAACGAAGATGCAGACTTAAATGATAGTGAGAACATGTTGCCTGTTTTATTGGGAAAAAGTACAAAAGGACGTAAAAATATTGTTCTCGAAGCAAATTCTAAAACCTCATATCGTGCTGGCGATTGGGTGATGATTCCTCCTTATAAAGGGAAACCTCTTAGTTGGCACTCTTTTATAGAAACAGGAATTACCGAAGAATTTCAATTGTATAATTTGAAAGAGGACGCTGGTCAAAAAGTAAATTTGGCAGAATCAAATCCAGAAAAATTACAAGAAATGCTAGAGGAGTTTGAGGCTATTCGTGGCAAGAATTACTCTAATATTAAGAAGTAAAAGGAAAATAATATTATTGATTTCATTTTACCTGGAAAACTTTCTGTTTAGTGTGTAATTATCCTTGAATTGATGGATAATGGTATCTAATGTAATCAAATACGTACTGTAAAAATATTATTTACCTCTCTAAGAGAATAATTAATTATTATTAGTTTGTAAGAAAAATTAATTATAAAAATATTTACATAATATGAAAAATATAATTTTCGTTGGAATATTAGTTAATTTTATTCTTTTGTTTACACCAGATTTAAGCGCACAAAAGACAAATATTATAATGCTTCTGGCTGATGATGCTGGTTATCACGATTTTGGTTTCCAAGGAAGTAAGACGATGCAAACACCTAACTTGGATCAACTAGCTTCCGAAGGAGTAGTTTTTAATCAGGCATATACCACAGCTGCAGTTTGTGGACCTTCAAGAGCAGGCCTTTTAACGGGAATGTACCAACAAAGGTATGGAATAGAAGAAAATAATGTTCCTGGTTATATGAGCGAATCCTCTAAGTTATTAGCAGATGAAATGGGATTGCCTCTGCATATTAAAACGGTGGCAGATTATCTTCATCCTTTGGGTTATAAATCATTAGTTTTAGGCAAATGGCATTTGGGTGGTGCAGATAAATATCATCCATTACACAGAGGTTTCGATGAATTTTATGGTTTTAGAGGAGGTGCGAGACCTTTTTATGCATTAAGTCAGAAAGAGGCTATTAATAAACCAGAAGATAGATTGGAAAGAGGTTTTAGAAATTTTAAAGAACCAGAGAATTACTTGACTGATGCTATTGCTGATGAGGCATGTGATTTTATTGATAGGAACCAGAAGAAACCATTTTTTGTTTATGTTTCATTTAATGCAGTTCATTCTCCTTTGCAAGCAGAAAAAGCCGATTTAGAAAAAGTGAAAGGTCTTACAGGGAAACGCAAAACATTGGCAGCCATGACTATTGCTTTAGATCGTGCTTGTGGTAAGATTCTAAAAAAAGTGAAAGAGCTTGGTTTGGAAGAAAATACACTAATTGTTTTTACAAATGATAACGGTGGCCCCGATGGAACCTTAACTTGCAATTATCCTTTAAGTGGTTGTAAATCTAATCATTTAGAGGGAGGAATTAGAGTTCCTTGTATCATGAAATTGCCTAAGGTAATTGAGGCAGGTTCGCAATATTCAAAAGCGGTTAGTATGCTGGATATGTTACCTACATTTGTGAATGCAGCTGGAGGTAATGCATCAAAAATTAAAGGTTTAGATGGTGTTGATTTATTGCCTTATCTAACTCATAAAACAAAATCGGCACCACATGAAATGTTATATTGGAAAAAAGAAAATAGAGGAACAATTCTAAAAGGAGACTGGAAAATGCTTCGTTTTCCTGATCGACCAGCAGAATTGTACAATCTGGCAAAGGATATTTCTGAAAATAACAATTTGGCATACAAATATCCCGAAAAAGTACGTGAACTTTTTAAGGATTTATGGAAATGGGAAGCTCAATTAGAGCGTCCGTTATGGCAATTGAAACGTATATATGAAGTGAATGCTATGAAACGAATCGATGAGAAAAGAACTCCCGTTTTAGACAAATAAGCCAAATTAGTATCAAGTTTTTTAGGACAAGATATAGATAATATGAAAAGCATGAAGGCAATAACTTCATGCTTTTTTTTATGCTTTGCCTTGCACGTTAACTGATGATTCTCTAATGTTAAGGTTACCGTTTAAAACAATGGTTTGGGGTACAAATATTCCTGTATTTTGGATTTGTTCTACAAGAAGTTCAGCAGCAGCTTTACCCATTTCATAAGTAGGTTGTTTTACAGATGTTAAAGCTGGGCAAACATTCTCTGCTAAACTAGATTCTGAGAATCCAACCACAGCAACATCTTCAGGAATTTTGATTCCATTTTTCTTAAGAATTTTCATAAAACCAATAGCACATGGATCACTGGTTGCAAATATCGCTCGCGGTAATTCTCTAGCATCAATCATTTTTTGAGCTTGCTTTTCGCCATCTGGCATGGTGAATCCACAATTTATTTTCTTCCCTGGTTCCATTTTATATTTCCTATGTGCATCCTCAAAACCTCTTGTACGCTCTTTTGTTAAGAGAAGATCTTTTGGTCCCGTTAAATGAACAATTTCCTGATAGCCTTGCAGAATTAGATGTTCTGTTGCAAAAAAAGCCCATTTGTAATCGTCAAAAAGAACTTTAGATGTGTTTAATCCTTCTACAGTTCGATTAAAACATACAATTGGTAAGCCTTTTTCAATTAATTTTAAAAGGAAACTTTTATCTGTAATCTCTGATGTTAAAGAAATCAGCATTCCATCTACCATGTTATCTACTAAAGTTTCCAGGTTCTTGCGTTCTAACTCTTGCGATTCATTCGACTGCATAATTAAAACCTGATATCCTTTTTTGTGTAGGACCTCCTGTGCTCCAATAATTACCTCAGGAAAGAAACTATTTACAAATTCAGGAATAACAATTCCGATGTTAAAGGATCTTTGTTTAATCAGTTTTCTGGCAATTGGATTTGGTCTGTAACCCATCTCTTCTGCAGTTTTCAGAATTAAATCTCTGGTTTCGGGTTTGATATCATATTTGTCGTTAAAGGCCCTTGAAATTGTGGAAACTGCACAATTCAATTTTTTAGCAACATCTTTAATCGTAACATGTTTCATTGTAATCCTTTTGGTATCTTTAGTAGGACAAAAATAAGCTTTTTGAATAATTTTCGGAAACGTTTCTGTAAAATAAAAACGTTTTCAGAAACGTTTCCGAAAATTATTAATCAAATAACTTAGTTCGAGACATGCTTAATGAGTTAATTTGATAAAATAAAATTTAGTAAATGAGCGCAATAGATATTACCGTAATTCTTGTTTTTACCCTTCTGGTTTTTATTAGTGGAATAAGTTTTTCTCGTTCGGGGAAAAATATGAAATCCTTTTTTGCAGCAGGAGGTGCTTTACCATGGTGGATGAGTGGATTATCTCTTTTTATGAGTTTTTTCTCGGCTGGAACATTTGTTGTTTGGGGCTCCATTGCTTACCAAAGTGGTTGGGTGGCCATTGCTATTCAGTGGACCATGTGTATTGCCGGAATTATCATTGGATTTGTAATTGCACCAAAATGGCAAAAAACTGGAGCCTTAACTGCTGCTGAATTTATAACAGATCGCTTGGGGTATAAAACTCAAAAAGTTTATACCTATCTATTTTTGTTTATTTCGGTTTTTACAACGGGCGCTTTTCTTTATCCTGTTGCCAAAATTGTTGAAGTTTCAACTGGTATTCCGATTACAGCAAGTATTGTATTTTTAGGTATTCTGATATTAATTTATACAGCCGTAGGTGGTTTATGGGCTGTAATTGTAACCGATGTACTTCAGTTTGTTGTTTTAACAGCTGCTGTTTTAATAGTTGTACCTCTGGCTTTCGATAAGCTTGGTGGAGTTGGTAACTTTATAAATAATGCGCCAGATAACTTTTTTAATTTTGTAAATGCAGAATATTCACCATCATTTTTGGTTGCATTTGGCTTGTACAATCTATTTTTTATTGCTGGTAATTGGGCTTATGTACAGCGTTATACAAGTGTTGCCACTCCTAAAGATGCAAAAAAAGTTGGTTGGCTTTTTGGTGCTTTGTATACCATAAGTCCATTAATTTGGATGCTTCCCCCTATGATATATCGCATACTTAATCCTAATTTAACAGGTTTAGCTGATGAAGGGGCTTACTTATTAATGTGTAAAGAAGTGTTGCCGGTTGGTATGTTGGGCTTAATGCTTGGTGGGATGATATTCGCTACTTCAAGTTCAGTGAACACGACTTTGAATATCTCAGCAGGAGTTTTGGCCAATGATGTATACAAGCATTTTAAGCCCAAAACAAGCGATAATGAATTGGTGAAAGTAGGAAAATTGGCTACTGTTATTCTCGGAATAATTACAATAATTGTAGCATTACTAGTTCCAAATTTAGGTGGAATTGTTGAAGTTGTTATGAGTTTGGCAGCCTTAACTGGTGGTGCTATGTTTTTACCTCCACTTTGGTCGCTGTTTTCTAAAAATCAGACCGGAAAATCGGCTTTAGTAGTAACAATTACTTCATTACTTATTAATGCTTTTTTCAAATTTTTAGCACCGTCACTTATAGATATTCAACTAAGTCGTACCATGGAAATGGTTTTAGGAGTAGGTTTTCCTGTTGTTTTACTAATTGGGTATGAAATTTTATTCTACCTAAAAAAAACAGAGCGAAAGCAGTACAATCAATATCTAAATATTATTGCCAGTAAAGATATGGAAATTGAAGAAGAATCTAATGGAAATAAAAAAGGTGGACGTGTGATAGGAATTGGAGTTGCTGCTACAGGTGGATTAATTCTTGCGCTTTCACTTATAGCCGAAACAGGAGCCGTTTTAGTTGGTGGAATGGGAGGACTTGTTCTTTTTCTTGGTACTGTAATTATATACAAGAATAGATAAGAGCAGGTAGAAGGTTATATTTTAAGTTTAAAGGAACGATTAGTTTATAATACAATGATTCAAGAAGATTTTTCAAGCGTAAAACGTGATAATAAAATAGTGCAGACTAAGGCTGATTTTGTCGTAATTGGAGGTGGACTGTCTGGAGTTTGTGCAGCTATAACGGCGGCAAGAAAAGGAACAAAAACAGTTTTAATTCAAGATAGACCGGTGCTTGGAGGAAACGCATCATCAGAAGTTCGTTTATGGGCCTTAGGTGCTACTTCGCACATGGGAAATAACAACCGTTGGTCTCGCGAAGGTGGTGTTATTGATGAAATAATGGTTGAAAATGTTTATCGTAATAAGGAAGGTAATCCTATTATTTTTGATACCATTTTATTGGAGAAGGTAAAGAATGAAAAGAATATTACTCTTCTATTAAATACTGCTGTTTATAGTGTTGATAAGAGAGATGGCCGAAGTATCAAAAGTATTTCTGCTTTTAATAGTCAAAATTCAACTGAATATGTTGTTTTGGCTCCTTTGTTTTGCGATGCTTCAGGAGATGGTATTGTAGCTTTTCAGGCTGGTGCAAGTTATCGAATTGGAGCAGAATCGAAAGAAGAATTTGGAGAGTTATTTGCGCCAGATAAGGCTTATGGTGAGTTGTTAGGGCATTCTATGTTTTTTTACAGTAAACCCGTCGATCATCCAGTTAAATATGTTGCGCCAGCTTATGCATTAAAAGATATTAGTGATATTCCTCGTCATAAAATTATCCGTAAAGATCAAAAAGGTTGCAACTTTTGGTGGTTCGAATATGGAGGAAGATTAGATACAATTCACGACACAGAAGAAATTAAATGGGAATTATCCAAAGTAATTTATGGGGTTTGGGATTACATCAAAAATTCGGGAGAGTTTGAAGGGGTTGAAAATTTAGATTTGGAATGGGTTGGTAATGTTCCTGGGAAACGGGAAAGCAGACGTTTCGAAGGTTTGTATATGCTGAAACAGCAAGACGTCCTAAATCAGCAATCTTTTGAGGATGCTATTGCTTTTGGTGGTTGGGCATTGGATCTTCATCCTGCAGATGGTGTTTATAGCGAACTTTCAGGCTGTACTCAATGGCATTCTAAAGGAGTGTATGATATTCCATATCGAAGCTTTGTAAGTAAGGATATTGATAATTTATTTCTTGCAGGAAGAATAATCAGTGCTTCTCATGTAGCTTTTGGTTCGACACGGGTAATGCTAACCTGTGGATTTGGAGCACAAGCTGTGGGAATGGCGGCCGCTATTTGTAAAGAAGATAGTTTGTTACCAGCTCAGCTTTTAGAGAATGGTAAAATTAAAAAATTACAAAATGAACTGAATAAAACCGGTCAGAGTATTTTAAATGTACCTATTGATTCAAAATCTAATTTGATAAATGAAGGAAGAGTAACTGCAAGTTCTGAGTTGGAACTTAGTCAGATTCCGACTAATGGGAATTGGCTAAATCTAGCTGTGTCAGCTGCTCAATTATTGCCAATAAAAGCAAACCAAAAATATTCCTTTAGGGTAAATGTGAAAGCAGAGCAGGCTACTCAATTAGAAGTTCAATTACGGAGATCGGAGAAGTCAAAAAACTATACGCCAGAAGTTATTTTAGAGGTGAAAACTATCGATCTTGCGAAAGGAGAACAAAGCGTAGAGTTTGATTTCAATACT
This genomic interval from uncultured Marinifilum sp. contains the following:
- a CDS encoding DUF4038 domain-containing protein, which translates into the protein MKKLVSVSILFCLLVQISIAQIKTLQSPKASKTIQSAQWEVNDLVYSVKKKIDAPFNKKAFAIVSSEKGTQKIPLFYNGDNKWVFRYSSASVGKKSFLIQSEIKALNGKKGNFLITENTKQDRHGGIVLQKDNPQHLFYEDGSHYFNLAFECDWLFALDYGQKEISKTKHLLSLVNEYKFNQIVMNVYSYDVSWPKDKSLEQYAEHEYGSREDIFPFLGSNTNPDFSSLNINFFKHFDKVISEMHDKEIVSHLMIYVWNKLVNWPDMESEADNMYYDYVVKRYQAFPNIIWDVSKEALHYTRATKEYISERIERTRQLDSYNRLVSVHDYGFCRNHKDQVDFISMQNWQHTLYQNMLNARKDFPNKPIFNIEHGGYEESPYVVFPGAYDDAEACLRRNYMCIFAGGYSTYYWQGASWNAVIHNPFEQPENFKKPHFEYFKYMRSLFDTVHFENCKPLSRYNTAGYNLTNEKDGIVLLYAPKENNWVGANKVISDKFNYKNATKQWFNTLTGEFSKEVKYVKKPLEFWDWRPWKAEADAILIIRGLEKKVN
- a CDS encoding sulfatase-like hydrolase/transferase, translated to MKNIIFVGILVNFILLFTPDLSAQKTNIIMLLADDAGYHDFGFQGSKTMQTPNLDQLASEGVVFNQAYTTAAVCGPSRAGLLTGMYQQRYGIEENNVPGYMSESSKLLADEMGLPLHIKTVADYLHPLGYKSLVLGKWHLGGADKYHPLHRGFDEFYGFRGGARPFYALSQKEAINKPEDRLERGFRNFKEPENYLTDAIADEACDFIDRNQKKPFFVYVSFNAVHSPLQAEKADLEKVKGLTGKRKTLAAMTIALDRACGKILKKVKELGLEENTLIVFTNDNGGPDGTLTCNYPLSGCKSNHLEGGIRVPCIMKLPKVIEAGSQYSKAVSMLDMLPTFVNAAGGNASKIKGLDGVDLLPYLTHKTKSAPHEMLYWKKENRGTILKGDWKMLRFPDRPAELYNLAKDISENNNLAYKYPEKVRELFKDLWKWEAQLERPLWQLKRIYEVNAMKRIDEKRTPVLDK
- a CDS encoding LacI family DNA-binding transcriptional regulator, with the protein product MKHVTIKDVAKKLNCAVSTISRAFNDKYDIKPETRDLILKTAEEMGYRPNPIARKLIKQRSFNIGIVIPEFVNSFFPEVIIGAQEVLHKKGYQVLIMQSNESQELERKNLETLVDNMVDGMLISLTSEITDKSFLLKLIEKGLPIVCFNRTVEGLNTSKVLFDDYKWAFFATEHLILQGYQEIVHLTGPKDLLLTKERTRGFEDAHRKYKMEPGKKINCGFTMPDGEKQAQKMIDARELPRAIFATSDPCAIGFMKILKKNGIKIPEDVAVVGFSESSLAENVCPALTSVKQPTYEMGKAAAELLVEQIQNTGIFVPQTIVLNGNLNIRESSVNVQGKA
- a CDS encoding arylsulfatase, which codes for MLKRNLIGCLLIALVLLLNACATKTEKNAKPNIIVIYLDDLGYGDLSAYGATELSTPNMDMLANGGVKFTNAYSTSATCTPSRYGMLTGVYPWRNPKAKILPGSAPLIISPEQETLPKMLKRAGYQTAIVGKWHLGLGAGNVDWNDHITPGPNEVGFDDAYILAATQDRVPTVYIKNGYVDGLDKKDPISVSYKKNFEGEPTGVDNPELLTMKWHHGHNNSIVNGIPRIGYMKGGEAAKWTDTDMADHFLVKAKDYVRNHKNKPFFLYYALQQPHVPRTPHPRFVGKSGMGPRGDVILEADWCIGEFMKTLEEEGILENTLIVFSSDNGPVLQDGYYDDAIEKLGKHTPAGVLRGGKYSLFDAGNRVPFMVYWKGTVKPAVSDALLCQVDLLASFANLLNEDADLNDSENMLPVLLGKSTKGRKNIVLEANSKTSYRAGDWVMIPPYKGKPLSWHSFIETGITEEFQLYNLKEDAGQKVNLAESNPEKLQEMLEEFEAIRGKNYSNIKK
- a CDS encoding sodium:solute symporter family protein encodes the protein MSAIDITVILVFTLLVFISGISFSRSGKNMKSFFAAGGALPWWMSGLSLFMSFFSAGTFVVWGSIAYQSGWVAIAIQWTMCIAGIIIGFVIAPKWQKTGALTAAEFITDRLGYKTQKVYTYLFLFISVFTTGAFLYPVAKIVEVSTGIPITASIVFLGILILIYTAVGGLWAVIVTDVLQFVVLTAAVLIVVPLAFDKLGGVGNFINNAPDNFFNFVNAEYSPSFLVAFGLYNLFFIAGNWAYVQRYTSVATPKDAKKVGWLFGALYTISPLIWMLPPMIYRILNPNLTGLADEGAYLLMCKEVLPVGMLGLMLGGMIFATSSSVNTTLNISAGVLANDVYKHFKPKTSDNELVKVGKLATVILGIITIIVALLVPNLGGIVEVVMSLAALTGGAMFLPPLWSLFSKNQTGKSALVVTITSLLINAFFKFLAPSLIDIQLSRTMEMVLGVGFPVVLLIGYEILFYLKKTERKQYNQYLNIIASKDMEIEEESNGNKKGGRVIGIGVAATGGLILALSLIAETGAVLVGGMGGLVLFLGTVIIYKNR
- a CDS encoding family 43 glycosylhydrolase — translated: MNTHIKNKIIFVVFLMLIISSCSSTKKKGETNAPIINPNAIKVDCIVPEHGMADPHAWVQNDTLWFICGHDKSWEPQGSFPMDRWELWSSVDLKTYKYHRSILPTDTYIGDKPNCWAGDICERDGKYYWFFSNRNINTGVLVADKINGEYKDLLGKPLLPKDIIPGHPYDPEIFIENEVYTICFGSGQYYMATLAKNMMSLETEPIPITILDKKGEKFKAEDKPTLFKRNEKYYLVFGSRYAMADNLYGPYTFKGAFLSGGHTSFFDWQGQKYVLQENHDISAFFRGASLKPVFFNEDGTIRIPKSDSWFPGPGRPFKFDNSTMGWKAIRGSNLYLNDGVLSGKISEPKALIQSAPWLYTDTEGCSKISIKIRNRTYATQLKIAIFSRNKGANFWQECTEPVMWDEQDWITIPLTSNDTEFKTYTINLSRFKEVNGKLMQIAIQPAVNTYNGTWEIDELLIK
- a CDS encoding FAD-dependent oxidoreductase, with the protein product MIQEDFSSVKRDNKIVQTKADFVVIGGGLSGVCAAITAARKGTKTVLIQDRPVLGGNASSEVRLWALGATSHMGNNNRWSREGGVIDEIMVENVYRNKEGNPIIFDTILLEKVKNEKNITLLLNTAVYSVDKRDGRSIKSISAFNSQNSTEYVVLAPLFCDASGDGIVAFQAGASYRIGAESKEEFGELFAPDKAYGELLGHSMFFYSKPVDHPVKYVAPAYALKDISDIPRHKIIRKDQKGCNFWWFEYGGRLDTIHDTEEIKWELSKVIYGVWDYIKNSGEFEGVENLDLEWVGNVPGKRESRRFEGLYMLKQQDVLNQQSFEDAIAFGGWALDLHPADGVYSELSGCTQWHSKGVYDIPYRSFVSKDIDNLFLAGRIISASHVAFGSTRVMLTCGFGAQAVGMAAAICKEDSLLPAQLLENGKIKKLQNELNKTGQSILNVPIDSKSNLINEGRVTASSELELSQIPTNGNWLNLAVSAAQLLPIKANQKYSFRVNVKAEQATQLEVQLRRSEKSKNYTPEVILEVKTIDLAKGEQSVEFDFNTTVDEDLYAFVCFMSNPKINISESDMLLSGVMTVFNGVNKKVSNNGKQTPPAGIGVDEFEFWIPNRRPSGKNIAMEISPAIEAFTVDNVGNGFVRPWGTTNAWLADFKDEKPALKIEWESEKEISEIKLFFDTDYDHAMETVQFGHPEDVIPFCVQNYKISTWEGDAIKEVIGNYQTINSIKFDEPIKTKGLIIQVEHPSENVPASVFEILIK